A window of the Roseburia sp. 831b genome harbors these coding sequences:
- a CDS encoding dimethylarginine dimethylaminohydrolase family protein, producing the protein MYVKNGTGVLKKVLISTPYYLKAAKINEIAKKWDYELNVEKMMAEHEAFVKAYRENGVEVEILPADAGRPNGVFARDFGGCVKEGYILGNFRLPLRYKEHTDYEAKMAELGVPKIAEVKEGLFEGGDFMFLNEKTIAVGMLDRTNETGVREIREQLAPFGYEVIGVPSNPAYLHLDMMFNLVDDHLAVTYEEGLPEEFRGWLKAHEIELIKVEEEAIFRHGCNLQALGNHRVMSLSQNTKVNRQLEQHGMEVVELDITEILKAGGGPHCMTFPLVRE; encoded by the coding sequence ATGTATGTAAAGAATGGAACAGGTGTGTTAAAGAAAGTTTTAATTTCCACACCTTATTATTTAAAAGCAGCAAAAATCAACGAGATTGCAAAAAAATGGGACTATGAGTTAAATGTCGAAAAAATGATGGCAGAGCACGAGGCATTCGTGAAGGCTTACCGCGAGAACGGAGTGGAAGTCGAGATTCTTCCGGCAGATGCGGGAAGACCAAACGGTGTTTTCGCAAGAGATTTCGGTGGATGTGTGAAAGAAGGTTATATTCTTGGCAATTTCCGGCTGCCACTGCGCTACAAAGAACATACCGATTATGAAGCAAAAATGGCAGAGCTTGGAGTGCCAAAGATTGCGGAAGTGAAAGAAGGACTTTTTGAGGGCGGCGACTTCATGTTTTTAAATGAAAAAACAATTGCAGTTGGAATGTTGGACCGCACGAACGAAACAGGAGTAAGAGAAATCAGAGAGCAGTTAGCACCTTTCGGCTATGAAGTCATCGGAGTGCCGTCGAATCCGGCATATCTGCATCTGGATATGATGTTTAATCTGGTGGACGACCATCTTGCGGTCACCTATGAAGAAGGGCTGCCGGAGGAGTTCCGCGGCTGGTTAAAAGCACACGAAATTGAATTAATCAAGGTGGAGGAAGAAGCAATTTTCCGGCATGGATGTAACCTGCAGGCACTCGGAAATCATCGTGTCATGTCTTTAAGCCAGAATACAAAAGTGAACCGCCAGCTAGAGCAGCATGGCATGGAGGTCGTGGAACTTGACATCACCGAGATTTTAAAAGCGGGCGGCGGACCTCACTGTATGACATTTCCGTTAGTCAGAGAGTAG